ctctccagatgcagctggagagctccagttttatagccaaaactggacctaacaatctATTCTTGATCGTCAATTTATTCAACTCCCTATAATCTATGCACATCCTCAAAGATCCATCCTTTCAGcttgacaaaaagaattggagcaccccaaggcgaagaactaggttggattaAACCATTATCAAGCAATGCTTGCAATTGCTAAGAAAGTTCTCGCATTTCGGAGGGCGCTAACCTatacggtgctttagctacgGGGGCTGCCCCGGGAACTAAATCAAGTGTAAACTCCACCTACCTCGTGGGTGGAAGTCCAGGTAGTTCGTCAGGgaacacatctagaaagtccctaaccaccatgaccttatgagggtccttactttttacttgcttatccattacttgtgccaagtatgtgtgatattctttacgtaaatatttccttactttcatagatgacactatcttgggttggactcccgccctatggccttgtattataagcacttcatcattatctaagggaattttaatgaccttttcatggcaaagtatttcagcacgcattttagacaaccaatccattcctactatcacatcaaaacttcctatctcaatgggaatcaagtctatactataatctttctcgtctaaagttaacttacaatcaaaaataatttccttagtcctatactcgtttccattagcatattcaaCATAGTAGGTTTCATCAAGCTCACTAGGTTTCTTATcaatcatttccttaaattcaaaagaaataaaacttctttcggctccagaatcaaacAACATGGATGCATAGACATTATTTAACGGAAACGTACCTACGATGACATTAGGGTCATCACATGCCTCATTTTCTCCCATCGCATACACTCGTCCTCTTGCTTGACCTCCTTGATTCCCACGGTTCTGATTTGCATTGTTTCCTTGATTCGCATTGTTCGCTTGATTCCCTCCATTTCCTCGGTtcacttgattcccattgtttCCTCGGTTTGCTTAGTTCCCACGATTTCCAACATTCCTAAAGTTGCCACGGTTGCCATTTCCATTCCCACGGTTGCCTTGTGCTCTCCCCAACTTAGGACATGCATTTCTGCAATGGTCCATGGCTCCGCATTCACGACATCCTCCATTGTTTCCTCCAATTCTTGTCCCACTCCGATAGTAGATGGCGAGATGCCCCATCCGGTTACAAGTCGTGCAATGCCTACACTCATCCAGATGGTTATATCCACAACGATTGCACTTTGGAGGCTGCCCACGGTTCGGGTTGGGGTTAACTTCGGCAACACCATAGTTCCTTACAATCTTTTGCCTCTTATCCGGCCCATTCCCCTTACGATCACCAAATCGGCTTCCTCCTTCTTGCCTTGAACTTGACTCGCGTCGTGAGTATTTCCCTGTCCTAACCAAGTCATTAACCAATCTTGTTGACAAACTTATTGCTTCTTCAAGTGTAGTGGGATTTGCTTTCGTGACCATCAATCTTACTTCCGGTAACAATCCATAAATAAACCTCTCAACCTTCTTGGCCTCAGTGTTCACCATGTCAGGCACTAGCACACACAACTCGTGGAAACGAATTGCATATGTCTCCAACTCCATTCCTTTCATAGCATGATTCCAGAATTCTATCTCCAACTTTTGCACGACTGGCCTAGGACAATACTCCCGCTTCATCTCTTCTTTGAGCTGCTCCCAAGTCAAGGCATTCATCATGGCTTGACCCCTCGTAgtgacttggaggttccaccaaGCGAGTGCCCTTCCTTGGAGCTTGCTAACAGCAAACTTGACACGGTCGGTCGGTGCACAAtcaatgatgttcaagatggcCTCCATGCTTTGGAACCATGTGAGCAAACCAACTGGACCTTCCGTCCCATAGAATTCCTTGGGGTTGCACGAAGTGAAAGTCTTGTAAGCATTTCTATCATTCACATTACCTCCTCCATCTTGTCTTCGGGCCGTGTTAAGTGTGGCGGTCACACTCTCCGCAATTTGAGTAGCAATGGCTGGCATAACGGagttgatttgttgagaaatgaggTCGGCTAGCTCAACATTTGAGGTCCTCCTTCgggcctcttcctcctggcgcCTAGCCTCAACATTTGAATCTTCGTCGGTCCTTCGTGGTGCCATGTCTCTACAaaggagaacatagtttagtcaTTCGTATATAGGATTATATGGCATAGACCCGACTCACAACTTTCGGTCTCACACGTGTTCATTTAAGTTACTTAGTGTAATAAGACCTCGTTTGTATGCATAGGTATACAAATATTTCTAAATTCATTTTCCTTCCTTTAATCACAACCTACTTATCACTATGAATTACAAATGGTTGGGTAAGCTTAAAACATGTCAATCTTGTTTTGGGGTTGTTAGACAGATTTTTCCAGAATCTGTGTACGAACTTGGAGCACGAAAATGTGGCTCAAGATGGACGAACTgggcaaaactcataaaatataaaatgtagcccCATGAGTTGAGTTTCACCTT
The sequence above is drawn from the Erigeron canadensis isolate Cc75 chromosome 4, C_canadensis_v1, whole genome shotgun sequence genome and encodes:
- the LOC122596968 gene encoding uncharacterized protein LOC122596968, which gives rise to MAPRRTDEDSNVEARRQEEEARRRTSNVELADLISQQINSVMPAIATQIAESVTATLNTARRQDGGGNVNDRNAYKTFTSCNPKEFYGTEGPVGLLTWFQSMEAILNIIDCAPTDRVKFAVSKLQGRALAWWNLQVTTRGQAMMNALTWEQLKEEMKREYCPRPVVQKLEIEFWNHAMKGMELETYAIRFHELCVLVPDMVNTEAKKVERFIYGLLPEVRLMVTKANPTTLEEAISLSTRLVNDLVRTGKYSRRESSSRQEGGSRFGDRKGNGPDKRQKIVRNYGVAEVNPNPNRGQPPKCNRCGYNHLDECRHCTTCNRMGHLAIYYRSGTRIGGNNGGCRECGAMDHCRNACPKLGRAQGNRGNGNGNRGNFRNVGNRGN